From the Armatimonadota bacterium genome, one window contains:
- a CDS encoding amidohydrolase family protein → MADLPFAGIPLLDHHAHAFLRRQPEDAEGFRACFTEGDLPEIVRHHVPYTLFYRRAVRDLAHFFGCAPTEEAVLAARAALPFEHRARALLADAGLAAVLLDLGYRPEASLTLEEMRGLLPLPLRPILRVETVAERLVPDAPDWPALEEAFDAALHQAADEVVAFKSIIAYRCGLQVRSWPADARDAALAETRVAFAAGRRRLVAQPVLDTLFLRTLAVAAERRLPVQVHTGFGDRDLDLRLANPLHLRPVLEDARFAQVPLVLLHAHPYVAEAAWLAAVYPQVYLDLSLTVPFLAHRAAPAIAEALGLAPASKVMLATDAFSLPELYWVAARHLREALARALDEATGAGFLDADREEVARLLLHDNAARVYRVSRE, encoded by the coding sequence GTGGCCGACCTCCCCTTCGCGGGCATCCCGCTGCTGGACCACCACGCTCACGCCTTCCTGCGCCGCCAGCCGGAGGACGCGGAGGGGTTCCGCGCCTGCTTCACCGAAGGCGACCTCCCCGAGATCGTTCGCCACCACGTCCCCTACACGCTCTTCTACCGCCGCGCGGTGCGCGACCTGGCGCACTTCTTCGGCTGCGCCCCCACGGAGGAGGCGGTGCTGGCCGCCCGGGCGGCCCTGCCCTTCGAGCACCGCGCCCGGGCGCTCCTCGCCGACGCGGGGCTGGCGGCGGTGCTGCTGGACCTCGGCTACCGGCCGGAGGCGTCCCTCACGCTGGAGGAGATGCGCGGGCTCCTGCCCCTGCCGCTGCGGCCGATCCTGCGCGTCGAGACGGTGGCGGAGCGGCTCGTCCCGGACGCTCCCGACTGGCCGGCGCTGGAGGAGGCCTTCGATGCGGCCCTGCACCAGGCCGCGGACGAGGTGGTGGCCTTCAAGTCGATCATCGCCTACCGCTGCGGGCTGCAGGTGCGGTCGTGGCCGGCCGACGCGCGGGACGCCGCCCTGGCAGAGACGCGCGTGGCGTTCGCCGCCGGTCGGCGGCGCCTGGTCGCCCAGCCCGTGCTCGACACGCTCTTCCTGCGCACGCTGGCGGTGGCGGCCGAGCGGCGGCTGCCGGTTCAGGTCCACACCGGCTTCGGGGACCGCGACCTGGACCTGCGCCTGGCCAACCCGCTCCACCTGCGCCCGGTGCTGGAGGACGCCCGCTTCGCGCAGGTTCCCCTGGTGCTGCTGCACGCCCACCCGTACGTCGCCGAGGCGGCCTGGCTCGCTGCGGTCTACCCGCAGGTCTACCTGGACCTCTCGCTGACGGTCCCGTTCCTGGCCCACCGCGCCGCCCCGGCTATCGCCGAGGCGCTCGGGCTGGCGCCGGCGAGCAAGGTGATGCTGGCCACCGACGCCTTCTCCCTCCCCGAGCTGTACTGGGTGGCCGCACGTCACCTGCGCGAGGCCCTGGCCCGAGCACTGGACGAGGCGACGGGGGCGGGCTTCCTGGACGCGGACCGGGAGGAGGTGGCCCGCCTCCTGCTGCACGACAACGCCGCCCGGGTGTATCGTGTGAGCCGTGAGTGA